The proteins below are encoded in one region of Bremerella sp. P1:
- a CDS encoding DUF4259 domain-containing protein has protein sequence MGAWGHEIFDNDAACDWLDSLLVRDDLSWIEIALEQVNQEGSDFDSDDASAALAACETLAYLRGRPGLHEASLDQLKQWADQHNHLNTDPLVPLATKVLARIHSDACPLNRLWQQAEQYDKWLATVEDVGRRIG, from the coding sequence ATGGGTGCTTGGGGGCACGAGATTTTCGATAACGATGCCGCATGCGATTGGCTCGACAGCCTGTTGGTGCGCGATGATCTTTCTTGGATCGAAATAGCGCTGGAGCAGGTCAACCAAGAAGGCAGCGATTTCGATTCAGACGATGCAAGTGCTGCTTTAGCAGCTTGTGAAACGCTGGCATATTTGCGGGGCCGGCCTGGCCTGCACGAGGCTTCTCTCGATCAACTCAAGCAGTGGGCAGACCAGCATAATCATCTGAACACGGACCCTCTTGTCCCTCTTGCTACGAAGGTCCTTGCCCGGATCCATTCGGACGCTTGCCCGCTGAATCGATTGTGGCAGCAGGCCGAGCAGTACGACAAATGGTTGGCGACGGTCGAAGACGTGGGCCGTCGTATCGGTTAG
- a CDS encoding sulfatase family protein, whose protein sequence is MIRPALLCVAILASLSLTSLEAAQKPNVVMLLADDLGYQDIGCYDGPVKTPAIDALAAGGVRFQAFYSGCAVCSPSRATLLTGRHHIRAGVYSWIHDASQRSHLLLRENTLAEVLKQEGYATAHIGKWHLGLPTEKYDKPTPDQHGFDYWFATWNNAEPSHKNPHNFIRNGKPVGKLEGYSCQLVVDEAIDWLDHHRDAKKPFFLNVWFHEPHAPIAAPEDIVVKYGKKNDSAAVYSGTIDNTNLAIERLVAKLHEIDKPENTLIIYASDNGSYRDDRTGGLRGKKGVNWEGGIRVPGIFYWPGTIEAGQVIAHETPAGIVDIFPTVCGLLGIDPPEGRHLDGSNLTPLLAPGATKFVRHQPLFWHLQKSRPIVAIRDGRYSLVAQPDYEMSTSNMFQEKWIPTIKSGTYTNYQLFDLVDDPQQKHDLAKEKPEVVAKLKGKLLEINSSIMADGADWHLSEEGE, encoded by the coding sequence ATGATTCGCCCTGCCCTGCTCTGTGTCGCTATTTTGGCGTCGCTCTCGCTTACATCGCTTGAGGCCGCGCAAAAGCCGAACGTGGTTATGTTGCTGGCCGACGATCTGGGATACCAGGACATTGGCTGCTACGACGGGCCGGTGAAGACCCCGGCGATCGATGCCTTGGCCGCAGGGGGCGTTCGTTTTCAAGCGTTCTATTCCGGCTGTGCCGTCTGTTCCCCTTCCCGCGCGACCCTTTTGACGGGCCGGCATCACATTCGGGCTGGCGTCTATAGTTGGATCCATGATGCATCCCAGCGATCGCACTTGCTGCTTCGCGAGAACACCCTGGCTGAAGTGCTCAAGCAAGAGGGCTACGCCACCGCGCACATCGGCAAATGGCATCTTGGCTTGCCTACGGAGAAATATGATAAGCCGACGCCGGATCAGCACGGCTTCGATTATTGGTTTGCTACCTGGAACAACGCCGAGCCGAGCCACAAAAATCCCCACAACTTCATTCGCAACGGGAAGCCGGTCGGCAAGCTGGAAGGTTACTCTTGTCAGTTGGTCGTCGACGAAGCGATCGACTGGCTCGATCACCATCGCGACGCGAAGAAGCCGTTCTTCCTCAATGTGTGGTTCCACGAGCCCCACGCGCCGATCGCCGCTCCGGAAGACATCGTCGTGAAGTACGGCAAAAAGAACGACAGCGCCGCGGTCTACTCCGGCACGATCGACAACACCAACTTGGCGATCGAACGTTTGGTCGCCAAGCTGCACGAAATCGACAAGCCGGAGAACACACTGATCATCTACGCTTCGGATAACGGCAGCTATCGCGATGACCGCACCGGCGGGCTGCGTGGCAAGAAGGGGGTGAACTGGGAAGGGGGTATTCGCGTGCCGGGGATCTTTTACTGGCCCGGGACGATTGAAGCCGGTCAGGTGATCGCCCATGAAACGCCAGCCGGGATTGTGGATATCTTCCCAACCGTCTGCGGATTGCTGGGCATAGACCCACCTGAGGGGCGCCACCTGGATGGAAGTAATCTAACGCCCCTTCTAGCACCAGGTGCTACTAAGTTTGTCCGGCATCAACCGTTGTTTTGGCATCTACAAAAGTCGCGTCCCATTGTGGCCATACGTGACGGGCGCTACAGTCTGGTCGCCCAACCAGACTATGAGATGAGCACCAGCAACATGTTCCAGGAAAAGTGGATTCCCACGATTAAGAGCGGAACCTACACCAACTACCAATTGTTTGATCTCGTAGACGATCCGCAGCAGAAGCATGATTTGGCGAAGGAAAAGCCAGAGGTGGTGGCAAAGCTCAAGGGCAAGTTGCTAGAGATCAACAGCAGTATCATGGCCGATGGTGCTGATTGGCATCTCTCGGAAGAGGGGGAATAG